A genome region from Anopheles stephensi strain Indian chromosome 2, UCI_ANSTEP_V1.0, whole genome shotgun sequence includes the following:
- the LOC118503872 gene encoding putative tRNA pseudouridine synthase Pus10, translating into MAQQQEIYNYLRSVDCCKVCCLRFLKGAKEDFIDIDATLLKRGLEPKNDHQKAKKLKENVCIACLGLFDLDRIATLAREVKEHGGYQQYQCEAGFLTSISLPIVLHLRQLALWLDVLDRFPQAFSASNAPDIAVKDALKMIIIHQLETTLGKPFSVDGVMINVPYSYANEQEELNVLELVSPGVFASRKTNKHTKKEFISRNAFEKHFTPDVINKDRFRKHYSVPPVSTEEVGLVRGELTFTGPTIFLAGRYNKFSRELSQTPWMIDGKRKMEGSVQETIAASIAPHFGVAEEQLIFSSSGREDVDVRCLGEGRPFVLEIIDAKTDQLPEEVAIRMEQQVGTSQTVAIRDVQLVKREDLVHIRGSEEDKRKFYRALCVTTNEPVTEEMIRKLRIDEPFVMQQVTPLRVLHRRTLLARPRTVYSVRAYACRDNPYAMVVDIVSQAGTYIKELVHSDFGRTGPSFRSIIGTAIDIHALDVMAIDLDWPKKLRRPEEGDH; encoded by the exons ATGGCACAGCAACAAGAAATTTACAATTATCTTCGTTCGGTAGACTGTTGTAAAGTGTGCTGTTTACGGTTCCTGAAAGGCGCGAAGGAAGACTTTATCGATATTGATGCAACGCTGCTGAAG CGTGGTTTGGAACCTAAAAATGACCATCAGAAAGCGAAAAAGCTAAAAGAAAACGTTTGCATCGCTTGTCTGGGGCTGTTCGATCTGGACCGCATTGCCACTCTAGCCCGCGAAGTGAAAGAGCACGGCGGCTACCAGCAATATCAGTGTGAGGCAGGATTTCTTACCTCTATTTCACTGCCGATTGTGCTTCACCTGCGGCAGCTAGCCCTGTGGCTCGATGTGTTGGATCGCTTTCCACAGGCATTTTCTGCCTCAAACGCACCCGACATCGCGGTGAAAGATGCGCTGAAAATGATCATTATACACCAGCTCGAAACAACGCTCGGCAAACCATTTTCCGTCGACGGTGTAATGATAAACGTTCCGTACAGCTACGCCAACGAGCAGGAAGAGCTGAATGTACTAGAGTTGGTTAGTCCGGGAGTGTTTGCGAGCcggaaaaccaacaaacacaccaaaaaggAGTTTATCTCAAGGAATGCGTTTGAGAAACACTTCACACCGGATGTGATCAACAAGGATCGGTTCCGGAAACACTACTCGGTGCCACCGGTTTCCACGGAGGAGGTTGGCTTGGTACGGGGGGAGCTTACGTTTACCGGGCCAACCATTTTTCTTGCCGGCCGGTACAACAAATTTTCCCGCGAGCTTAGCCAAACGCCGTGGATGATCGACGGAAAGCGGAAGATGGAGGGTAGTGTGCAGGAAACGATTGCTGCCAGCATTGCACCGCACTTTGGCGTTGCCGAGGAACAGTTGATCTTTTCCTCCAGCGGACGGGAAGACGTCGATGTGCGCTGTCTCGGCGAAGGGCGACCGTTCGTGCTGGAGATTATCGATGCGAAAACGGACCAGCTGCCGGAGGAAGTTGCGATCCGGATGGAGCAACAGGTAGGCACTTCTCAAACGGTTGCCATAAGAGATGTGCAGCTGGTGAAGCGGGAAGATCTGGTGCACATACGAGGTAGCGAAGAGGACAAGCGTAAGTTTTACCGCGCTCTGTGCGTGACGACGAATGAGCCCGTGACGGAGGAAATGATCCGGAAGCTGCGCATAGACGAACCGTTCGTGATGCAGCAGGTAACGCCGTTGAGGGTGCTGCATCGGAGAACGCTTCTGGCCCGGCCTAGGACGGTGTACAGCGTGCGAGCGTACGCTTGCCGGGACAATCCGTATGCGATGGTGGTTGACATTGTTTCGCAGGCCGGCACGTACATCAAGGAGCTGGTGCACAGTGATTTCGGACGCACGGGGCCAAGCTTTCGCAGCATCATTGGGACAGCGATCGATATACATGCGCTGGATGTGATGGCAATCGATTTGGATTGGCCCAAGAAGCTAAGACGACCGGAGGAAGGAGATCATTAA